In Quercus lobata isolate SW786 chromosome 12, ValleyOak3.0 Primary Assembly, whole genome shotgun sequence, a genomic segment contains:
- the LOC115970310 gene encoding uncharacterized protein LOC115970310, whose protein sequence is MSVSCYPVEESSSMPKRAKMGNLLVLGFLDEDKVGTILPYDDALVVTLRIGGYDVKRVMIDQGSVANIMYPNLYWGLNLKPKNLTAYSSPLVSFEGKMVVLKGQIRLPVQTGTNVVEVDFIVVDVFSPYTAIMGRPWLHTPGAVSSTLHQKIKYLSGDQVLEIVGNQIAARQCLVAAI, encoded by the coding sequence ATGTCGGTATCCTGTTATCCAGTTGAAGAGTCTAGTTCAATGCCTAAGAGAGCCAAGATGGGCAATCTATTAGTGTTAGGTTTTTTAGATGAGGATAAAGTTGGAACCATACTGCCCTATGATGATGCTCTAGTGGTTACGCTGAGAATTGGTGGGTACGATGTGAAAAGGGTAATGATTGACCAAGGTAGCGTTGCTAACATAATGTACCCTAACTTGTATTGGGGGCTaaatttgaaacctaaaaacttaACAGCCTACAGTTCTCCTCTGGTGAGTTTTGAGGGTAAAATGGTCGTCCTAAAAGGTCAGATTAGATTACCTGTGCAGACTGGCACGAATGTGGTGGAAGTGGACTTCATCGTCGTAGATGTTTTCTCTCCCTACACGGCCAttatgggcagaccttggcttcatacccCGGGGGCCGTCTCCTCTACTCTTCACCAGAAGATAAAGTACCTATCCGGAGACCAGGTTTTGGAGATAGTAGGAAATCAGATTGCAGCCAGACAATGCCTGGTAGCGGCTATCTAA
- the LOC115970309 gene encoding uncharacterized protein LOC115970309: protein MAIHSKDEALMCKVFPSSWGPVAMRWFNGLKANSINSFKKLTRAFSARFIICSKVPRPLGSLLSMSMREGETLKAYSDRYWEMFNEIEGDYDDVAISTFKACLPVEHDLRKSLTGKSVTSVRQLMDRIDKYRRVEEDQLQGKGKAKVISQKRRDFRSDRYNNNLPWKDFVGQSGSANTQVVNAVFREPVQ, encoded by the coding sequence ATGGCCATTCACTCCAAagatgaggccttgatgtgtaaggtcTTTCCATCTAGCTGGGGCCcagtggcgatgaggtggttcaacggttTAAAGGCGAACTCTATTAACTCCTTTAAGAAACTCACCCGGGCTTTTAGTGCTCGCTTTATTATTTGTAGCAAggttcctcggcctttgggatccTTATTATCTATGTCCATGAGAGAGGGTGAGACTCTGAAGGCTTATTCAgatagatactgggagatgtttaacgaaatagaaGGAGATTACGATGATGTGGCAATTAGCACTTTTAAGGCTTGTCTTCCAGTTGAGCATGATTTGAGGAAATCTCTAACTGGTAAATCTGTTACTAGTGTACGCCAACTGATGGATCGGATTGACAAGTAcagaagagtagaagaagaccaactgcaggggaaaggaaaggctaaggtgATCTCTCAGAAGAGGAGGGATTTTAGGTCGGACCGGTACAATAATAACTTACCTTGGAAAGACTTTGTTGGGCAGTCAGGATCTGCCAACACCCAGGTGGTTAACGCTGTGTTTCGAGAGCCAGTGCAATAG